A genome region from Tolypothrix sp. PCC 7712 includes the following:
- a CDS encoding pre-16S rRNA-processing nuclease YqgF, translating into MNLREFSPTQPVILGFDPGRDKCGLAVIGLDRQLHYHQVVPANAAIATIETLRQKYPISLMVMGDQTTAKQWKQRLQKELVEPLNIVLVDERYTTLEARDRYWQMYPPKGLTKLLPQGMRQPPRPIDDIVAILLIERYLNRLAESVNS; encoded by the coding sequence ATGAATCTCCGTGAATTCTCACCGACACAACCAGTCATTTTAGGCTTTGATCCCGGTCGAGATAAATGTGGATTAGCAGTGATCGGGCTAGATCGGCAACTACATTATCACCAAGTTGTACCAGCAAATGCCGCGATCGCTACCATTGAAACCCTGCGTCAAAAATACCCAATTTCCTTAATGGTAATGGGCGATCAAACTACAGCCAAGCAGTGGAAACAACGGCTGCAAAAAGAATTAGTAGAACCGTTAAATATTGTTTTGGTAGATGAACGCTATACCACCTTAGAAGCACGCGATCGCTATTGGCAAATGTATCCGCCTAAAGGACTGACAAAGCTATTACCGCAAGGTATGCGACAACCACCACGCCCAATAGATGACATTGTTGCCATTCTTTTAATTGAAAGATATCTTAATCGCCTAGCAGAATCAGTTAACAGTTAA
- a CDS encoding polyribonucleotide nucleotidyltransferase, with protein MTEVDKSISFDGRDIRLKVGLLAPQAGGSVLIQSGDTAVLVTATRSQAREGIDFLPLTVDYEERLYAAGRIPGGIMRREGRPPEKTILTSRLIDRPLRPLFPSWLRDDLQIVALTLSMDEQVPPDVLAVTGASIATLIAQIPFNGPMAAVRVGLVGDDFVINPTYAEIEAGDLDLIVAGSPDGVIMVEAGANQLPERDIIEAIDFGYEAVRDLIKAQQDLVAELGLEIVQATPPEVDQTLDKFISDRASEEIKKILAQFELTKPERDAALDVVKESIANAIAELPEEDPVRVATAANSKALGNTFKEITKHFMRRQIIEDNVRVDGRKLDEVRPVSCLVDVLPKRVHGSGLFNRGLTQVLSACTLGTPGDAQNLNDDLQTDQSKRYLHHYNFPPFSVGETKPMRAPGRREIGHGALAERALLPVLPPKEQFPYVIRVVSEVLSSNGSTSMGSVCGSTLALMDAGVPILKPVSGAAMGLIKEGDEVRVLTDIQGIEDFLGDMDFKVAGTDTGITALQMDMKISGLSLDIIAQAVHQAKSARLHILDKMLQTIDTPRTETSPYAPRLLTIKIDPDMIGLVIGPGGKTIKGITEETGAKVDIEDDGTVTISAVDESKAKKARNIIQGMTRKLHEGDVYVGRVTRIIPIGAFVEFLPGKEGMIHISQLADYRVGKVEDEVAVGDEVIVKVREIDNKGRINLTRLGIHPDQAAAAREAAAVNR; from the coding sequence ATGACAGAAGTTGATAAGTCAATATCCTTTGACGGACGGGATATTCGACTGAAGGTTGGCCTACTAGCTCCCCAGGCTGGTGGGTCGGTTTTGATACAATCAGGGGATACAGCTGTTTTGGTGACGGCTACGCGATCGCAAGCCAGAGAAGGCATTGATTTTCTTCCCCTCACAGTAGATTACGAAGAAAGACTATATGCTGCGGGTAGGATTCCCGGCGGGATCATGCGGCGTGAAGGTCGTCCCCCAGAAAAAACAATTCTTACTAGCCGTCTGATAGACCGTCCCCTGCGTCCGCTGTTCCCTTCATGGTTGCGCGATGACTTGCAAATAGTCGCTTTGACATTGTCAATGGATGAGCAAGTACCGCCCGATGTGTTAGCTGTTACAGGTGCTTCTATTGCTACCCTAATTGCTCAAATTCCCTTTAATGGCCCAATGGCAGCAGTGAGGGTAGGCTTAGTAGGTGATGATTTTGTCATTAACCCAACCTACGCAGAAATTGAAGCTGGAGACTTGGATCTGATAGTAGCAGGTTCACCAGATGGAGTAATCATGGTCGAGGCGGGAGCCAACCAGTTACCAGAGCGCGATATTATTGAGGCGATTGATTTTGGCTACGAAGCTGTGCGGGATTTAATCAAAGCACAACAAGATTTAGTTGCAGAACTAGGTCTAGAAATTGTGCAAGCAACTCCCCCAGAAGTAGATCAAACTTTAGACAAGTTTATTAGCGATCGCGCCAGTGAAGAGATTAAGAAAATTCTCGCGCAATTTGAACTAACTAAGCCAGAACGCGATGCCGCTTTGGATGTAGTTAAGGAAAGTATTGCCAATGCGATCGCAGAACTCCCTGAAGAAGACCCAGTTCGCGTTGCTACAGCCGCCAATAGCAAAGCCCTAGGTAACACCTTCAAGGAAATTACCAAGCACTTCATGCGCCGTCAAATCATTGAAGACAACGTCCGCGTTGATGGTCGCAAACTCGATGAAGTGCGTCCGGTTTCTTGTTTAGTCGATGTTTTACCTAAGCGCGTTCACGGTAGCGGCTTGTTTAATCGGGGACTCACCCAGGTATTATCTGCCTGTACCCTTGGTACTCCCGGAGATGCCCAAAACCTCAACGATGACTTGCAAACAGACCAATCTAAACGCTACTTACACCATTACAACTTCCCTCCCTTCTCAGTTGGGGAAACGAAGCCGATGCGCGCCCCAGGACGGCGGGAAATCGGTCACGGGGCATTAGCCGAAAGAGCGCTGTTACCAGTGCTACCACCCAAAGAACAATTCCCCTACGTGATTCGCGTGGTATCGGAAGTGCTATCTTCCAACGGTTCCACCTCAATGGGTTCAGTCTGTGGTTCCACTCTAGCCTTAATGGATGCTGGTGTACCAATTCTCAAGCCCGTCAGTGGTGCGGCGATGGGTTTGATTAAAGAAGGTGATGAAGTCCGCGTTCTCACGGATATCCAGGGCATTGAAGACTTTTTAGGCGACATGGACTTTAAAGTCGCTGGTACGGATACGGGAATTACTGCCTTACAAATGGACATGAAAATTTCCGGTCTGTCATTGGACATTATTGCCCAAGCAGTCCATCAAGCTAAGTCAGCCCGCTTGCACATTTTAGACAAAATGCTGCAAACCATCGACACACCACGCACAGAAACCTCACCCTATGCACCACGTTTATTGACCATCAAGATTGATCCTGACATGATTGGTCTGGTGATTGGGCCTGGAGGTAAGACCATTAAAGGCATCACTGAAGAAACAGGTGCAAAAGTGGACATCGAAGACGATGGCACCGTCACGATTTCTGCTGTGGATGAAAGTAAGGCGAAGAAAGCTAGAAATATCATCCAAGGCATGACTCGTAAATTGCACGAAGGTGATGTCTATGTGGGACGAGTTACCCGCATTATACCTATTGGTGCTTTTGTGGAATTTCTGCCTGGAAAAGAAGGCATGATTCACATTTCCCAACTAGCTGACTACCGCGTTGGCAAAGTTGAAGATGAAGTAGCTGTAGGCGATGAAGTGATTGTCAAAGTGCGCGAAATTGACAACAAAGGTCGGATCAACCTGACACGTTTAGGTATCCATCCTGACCAAGCAGCTGCAGCGCGGGAAGCAGCAGCAGTAAATCGGTAA
- a CDS encoding SNF2-related protein gives MAILHGIWLNKQQNSSLFIWGETWRSAQDNADSNVGFDIPSNPLAMAPQELSEWLRSRNLTIPNLNPEPQMAVSTGRKRQSATVTEVKLPSESQIIALPTQISAGSIFPLHSAVVETPTSSQAPDSQQYLHPWQVEGFCLNPNAAMKFLASLPLSSISGNDAFLSGDLRFWSQVARWSLDLISRCKFLPHISKETDSFVASWQVLLDSAVDGTRLEKFSQLMPLACRTYQESAEFQVLSAELREQDPALMTQYPSLNLPLQPQELLLGFLNSTIDAQVREMIGSQPLVENRVMASLPAGVRQWLQSLTGESAKVSADAMGVDRLQAAMNAWTMPLQYQLTYKSLFRTCFELRSPEAGESEWKLVYYLQAADDSEFLVDAATIWQHPVEQLVYQNRTIEQPQETFLRGLGLASRLYPAIAPSLESEYPDSFSLNPIQAYEFIKSVAWRLEDSGLGVVLPPSLANREGWANRLGLKITAETPNQKQGRLGLQSLLNFQWKLAIGGQTISKAQFDRLVALNSPLVEINGEWVELRPQDIKTAQAFFASRKEKMSLSLEDALRLGTGDTQAIEKLPVVSFEASGALQELIGALTNNQAIAPLPTPANFKGELRPYQQRGAAWLAFLERWGLGACLADDMGLGKCVAPDTLININGSLLTAEAIWTNYASETEFDGEGFWTVPTKKLLVNSIDNQTGKIVQAEIQHLYRQQVRENLRKVTLQDGSSITITYRHKLLTNQGWTNDLKVGDYVCVPAKMLWNGQKQDPDLVKFLAWQIAEGHELTEVGRVTVSQKDIRVLENLLQIFHRLGKRYNLKINSPNVCTFPNRVSCLRVNSQAYRRFLEGKGYVWGKLSAEKSIPSFIMQADSDSVRLFLQNYFDAESAVVLNMGSIEIATASALLIQQLSTLLRRFGIWLRISTRQKCATNGTRTLRTYYIGVIGGNSARRFLQEIGFSNTEKQQKLITICQRISNTNVEGIPAAQLVAQTVSNTGLPLRHLGMHNNVYINGSQQFSRDSLQQVIAGMNRVISGESQQQYQSLKPSKWTNRTLEAYSRIDVQQLSLTQQSLQRLLDQEVFYCKIENIEDIDYEGWVYDLEVRENHNFVANNIICHNTIQFIAFLLHLKEQDALEKPTLLVCPTSVLGNWEREVKRFAPTLKILQYHGDKRPKGKAFTDAVKKYNLVVTSYSLIHRDLKSLQSVEWQAIVLDEAQNVKNSDAKQSQAVRQIEAAFRIALTGTPVENRLQELWSILDFLNPGYLGNKQFFQRRFAMPIEKYGDSASLNQLRSLVQPFILRRLKTDRDIIQDLPEKQEMTVFCGLTPEQATLYQKVVEESLAEIDTATGLQRRGMILALLIKLKQVCNHPAQYLKAASLDKYHSGKLQRLDEMLEEALAEGDRALIFTQFAEWGKLLKPHLEKQLGREIFFLYGSTSKKQREEMIDRFQHDPQGPPIMILSLKAGGVGLNLTRANHVFHFDRWWNPAVENQATDRVFRIGQTRNVQVHKFVCTGTLEEKIHDMIESKKQLAEQVVGAGEDWLTELDTDQLRNLLLLDRSSVIEEDAE, from the coding sequence ATGGCAATTTTACACGGTATTTGGTTAAATAAACAGCAAAACAGTAGTTTATTTATTTGGGGAGAAACTTGGCGTTCTGCACAGGATAATGCTGATAGTAATGTTGGTTTTGATATTCCCTCCAATCCCTTGGCAATGGCTCCACAAGAGTTAAGCGAGTGGTTGCGTTCGCGAAATCTGACAATTCCTAATTTAAATCCAGAACCTCAGATGGCTGTTAGCACCGGCAGAAAACGTCAAAGTGCAACTGTTACGGAAGTAAAATTGCCCAGCGAATCCCAAATTATTGCTTTACCAACTCAAATATCAGCAGGTAGCATTTTTCCTCTACATTCTGCGGTTGTGGAAACGCCAACATCGTCTCAAGCACCAGATTCTCAGCAATATCTGCACCCTTGGCAAGTGGAGGGTTTTTGCTTAAACCCCAACGCCGCTATGAAATTTTTGGCTTCTCTGCCATTAAGTAGTATTAGCGGCAATGATGCCTTTTTAAGCGGAGATTTACGCTTTTGGTCGCAAGTAGCTAGATGGAGTTTAGATTTAATTTCTAGATGTAAATTTCTGCCTCATATTTCTAAAGAAACTGATAGTTTTGTTGCTAGTTGGCAAGTACTTTTAGATAGTGCTGTAGATGGCACAAGGTTAGAGAAATTTTCGCAGTTAATGCCCTTAGCTTGTCGGACATATCAAGAAAGTGCTGAGTTCCAAGTGCTGAGTGCTGAGTTAAGAGAACAAGACCCAGCACTCATGACTCAGTACCCATCACTGAATTTACCTTTACAGCCGCAAGAATTACTATTAGGATTTCTCAATAGTACGATTGATGCCCAAGTTAGAGAAATGATTGGTTCTCAACCCTTAGTGGAAAATAGGGTGATGGCATCTTTACCAGCTGGAGTGCGACAGTGGTTGCAAAGCTTAACGGGTGAATCGGCAAAAGTTAGTGCAGACGCAATGGGTGTGGATAGGCTACAAGCAGCAATGAACGCTTGGACGATGCCGCTACAATACCAATTAACTTATAAAAGTTTGTTTCGTACCTGCTTTGAATTGCGATCGCCTGAAGCTGGAGAATCAGAATGGAAATTGGTATATTATCTGCAAGCTGCCGACGATTCAGAATTTTTAGTAGATGCAGCAACGATTTGGCAGCATCCAGTTGAGCAATTAGTGTATCAAAATCGCACCATTGAACAACCCCAAGAAACATTCCTGCGCGGTTTGGGGTTAGCTTCGCGATTATATCCTGCGATCGCACCTAGTTTAGAAAGTGAATATCCGGATTCATTTAGCCTTAACCCCATCCAGGCTTATGAATTTATTAAGTCTGTAGCTTGGAGGTTAGAAGATAGCGGCTTAGGGGTAGTTTTACCACCCAGCTTGGCAAATCGTGAAGGATGGGCGAACCGTTTGGGTTTAAAAATTACCGCCGAAACACCCAATCAAAAGCAGGGACGCTTAGGATTACAAAGTTTGCTGAATTTTCAATGGAAATTGGCGATTGGTGGACAAACGATTTCTAAAGCGCAATTTGACAGGTTGGTAGCATTAAATAGCCCACTGGTAGAAATTAACGGCGAGTGGGTAGAGTTACGTCCCCAAGATATTAAAACTGCCCAAGCATTTTTTGCTTCTCGAAAAGAAAAAATGTCCCTCTCCTTAGAAGATGCTTTGCGGCTGGGTACAGGAGATACCCAAGCCATAGAAAAATTACCAGTCGTGAGTTTTGAAGCATCTGGTGCATTACAAGAATTAATTGGGGCCTTAACCAATAATCAGGCGATCGCACCTTTACCCACACCTGCTAACTTTAAAGGAGAGTTGCGACCTTATCAACAACGTGGTGCTGCTTGGCTAGCCTTCCTCGAACGCTGGGGTTTGGGTGCTTGTCTCGCGGACGACATGGGTTTAGGAAAATGTGTCGCACCTGATACATTGATCAATATTAATGGCAGCTTACTTACAGCTGAGGCAATTTGGACAAATTACGCTAGTGAAACAGAATTTGATGGCGAAGGATTTTGGACTGTTCCTACCAAGAAATTACTAGTTAATTCCATAGATAACCAAACAGGTAAGATTGTTCAAGCAGAAATTCAACATTTATATCGGCAGCAGGTACGGGAGAATTTACGAAAAGTCACCTTACAAGATGGCAGCAGTATTACTATTACATATCGTCACAAACTCTTGACTAATCAAGGTTGGACAAATGACTTAAAAGTAGGTGATTACGTTTGTGTCCCAGCCAAAATGCTATGGAATGGTCAAAAACAAGACCCAGATTTAGTTAAGTTTCTAGCTTGGCAAATTGCTGAAGGGCATGAGTTAACAGAAGTGGGAAGAGTTACTGTATCTCAAAAAGATATCAGAGTCCTCGAAAATCTACTCCAAATTTTTCACCGCCTAGGAAAGCGCTATAACCTCAAAATTAACAGCCCAAATGTCTGTACTTTTCCCAACAGAGTGTCGTGTCTTCGAGTTAACAGCCAAGCCTATCGACGATTTTTAGAAGGTAAAGGTTACGTTTGGGGCAAACTGTCAGCAGAAAAATCGATTCCGTCCTTTATTATGCAAGCAGATTCGGACAGTGTGCGGCTGTTTTTGCAGAACTATTTTGATGCTGAATCTGCTGTGGTGTTGAATATGGGTAGTATTGAAATTGCTACAGCCTCAGCTTTACTAATTCAACAGCTTTCCACACTGCTGCGACGCTTTGGCATTTGGTTGAGAATATCAACTAGACAGAAATGTGCTACCAATGGAACTCGTACTTTGCGTACCTATTATATTGGTGTGATTGGTGGAAATTCTGCCCGCAGATTCTTACAAGAAATTGGTTTTAGCAACACAGAAAAACAACAGAAATTAATAACAATTTGTCAACGCATTAGTAATACAAACGTTGAAGGTATCCCGGCTGCTCAACTAGTAGCCCAAACTGTTAGCAATACTGGGTTACCATTGCGCCATTTAGGAATGCACAACAATGTTTATATTAATGGCTCGCAACAGTTTTCTCGAGATAGTTTACAACAAGTCATCGCTGGGATGAATCGCGTTATCAGCGGAGAGTCTCAGCAGCAGTACCAGTCCCTAAAACCTTCCAAGTGGACAAATAGAACTCTGGAAGCATATTCTCGCATAGATGTACAACAGTTGAGCTTAACGCAGCAATCTTTACAAAGACTCCTCGATCAAGAAGTTTTTTACTGCAAAATTGAAAATATTGAAGATATCGATTATGAGGGTTGGGTTTATGACTTAGAAGTAAGGGAAAACCACAATTTTGTGGCTAACAATATTATTTGTCATAACACTATTCAATTCATCGCTTTTCTATTACACCTCAAAGAACAGGATGCATTAGAAAAACCGACTCTCTTAGTTTGTCCCACTTCTGTATTAGGGAACTGGGAACGAGAAGTTAAAAGATTTGCTCCCACACTCAAAATTTTACAATATCACGGTGATAAACGCCCCAAAGGTAAGGCGTTTACAGATGCGGTGAAAAAGTATAATTTAGTCGTCACCAGTTACTCACTAATTCACCGGGATTTAAAATCATTGCAGAGTGTGGAGTGGCAAGCCATAGTATTAGATGAAGCGCAGAATGTGAAAAATTCTGATGCCAAGCAATCCCAAGCAGTTCGGCAAATAGAAGCCGCATTTCGCATTGCTTTAACTGGTACGCCAGTAGAAAATAGATTGCAAGAACTTTGGTCTATTTTAGACTTTCTCAATCCTGGTTATTTGGGAAATAAGCAGTTCTTTCAACGCAGGTTTGCCATGCCAATTGAAAAGTATGGTGATTCTGCTTCATTAAATCAATTACGTTCCTTAGTACAACCGTTTATTCTGCGGCGACTGAAAACAGATCGTGATATTATTCAAGACTTGCCCGAAAAGCAAGAAATGACGGTATTTTGTGGGCTAACTCCCGAACAAGCGACGCTTTATCAAAAAGTGGTGGAAGAGTCTTTAGCAGAGATTGATACCGCCACAGGATTACAACGCCGAGGAATGATTTTAGCTTTATTAATTAAGCTCAAACAAGTCTGCAATCATCCAGCCCAATATTTAAAAGCAGCCAGCTTAGACAAATATCATTCCGGCAAACTTCAGCGCTTGGATGAAATGTTAGAAGAAGCTTTAGCAGAAGGCGATCGCGCTTTAATTTTCACCCAATTTGCCGAATGGGGTAAATTACTCAAACCCCATTTAGAAAAACAGCTAGGACGCGAAATATTTTTCTTGTACGGTAGTACTAGTAAAAAACAACGTGAGGAAATGATTGACCGTTTCCAACACGACCCCCAAGGGCCACCAATTATGATTCTCTCTTTAAAAGCTGGGGGTGTGGGGTTAAATTTAACCAGAGCAAATCACGTCTTTCACTTTGATAGATGGTGGAACCCCGCAGTTGAAAATCAAGCCACAGACCGAGTATTTCGGATTGGTCAAACTCGCAATGTGCAAGTACATAAATTTGTTTGTACAGGCACATTAGAAGAAAAAATTCACGACATGATTGAAAGTAAAAAACAACTTGCAGAACAAGTTGTAGGTGCAGGGGAAGATTGGCTAACTGAATTAGATACAGACCAACTCCGTAATTTACTATTACTGGATCGCAGTTCGGTAATTGAAGAAGATGCCGAATAA
- a CDS encoding DUF3146 family protein → MSAKRLPETIAHVKITRQSWQHGFLEGEVSAGEYEWQFQWHFRRGELSVKPSQGRALIKEPLGRFLEKQDYQLEPGGDYAFTIRAEL, encoded by the coding sequence GTGAGTGCTAAACGTCTGCCAGAAACCATCGCCCATGTCAAAATAACCCGCCAATCTTGGCAACACGGCTTCCTTGAGGGCGAAGTAAGTGCGGGTGAGTATGAATGGCAGTTCCAATGGCATTTTCGCCGGGGAGAACTGTCTGTAAAGCCTTCTCAAGGTCGCGCCTTAATTAAAGAACCTTTAGGTCGCTTCTTGGAGAAACAAGATTATCAGTTAGAGCCTGGAGGAGACTATGCTTTTACTATTCGTGCCGAACTGTAA
- a CDS encoding DUF3084 domain-containing protein, which yields MTTGYILIAAILILGGVLATVGDRIGTRVGKARLSLFKLRPKNTAVLVTIFTGTLISASTLAILFAADEGLRKGVFELEDIQKDLRQKREQLKTAETQKSQVEGELNQARKEQSQAQQDLQVINQSLQAANAKQQVTQAQLNRTLKQQAQTQNQLQRTQSQLGQVVAQYQKAITELQSVEDEKKSLLAEIEQRKIERQRLYAEAKKAIDEAKTAIVKRDRELANRQEAIEQRDQKIARLDKLIQQRNQEVAARELVIAKRESRLKDLEKQQNYLEQEVARLEKYYQSYRDLRLGKLALVRGQVLAAAVVQVTQPTAARQAIIQLLQEANQNAILELAEPGTNTLNNVEILHVTPDRIEQLIKQINDGREYVIRIFSAGNYVRGEKQIEFFADSARNQLVFSGGQVLASTTADPKTMTSYQLRQRLDLLISASQFRARNAGIIENVQIDGTFLRFVSQLRQSDQALEIKAIAAEDTFTAGPLRVKLVAVIGGQVIFST from the coding sequence GATTTTTACTGGTACTTTAATTTCAGCATCCACCCTCGCAATTTTATTTGCTGCTGATGAAGGATTACGCAAAGGGGTGTTTGAGTTAGAGGATATTCAAAAAGACCTCAGACAAAAACGCGAACAACTCAAAACTGCGGAAACCCAGAAAAGTCAAGTTGAAGGGGAACTAAATCAAGCGAGGAAAGAACAGTCCCAAGCCCAGCAAGACTTACAAGTGATCAATCAGTCCTTGCAGGCGGCGAATGCCAAACAACAGGTAACACAGGCTCAACTTAACCGCACTCTCAAGCAACAAGCACAAACCCAAAATCAGTTGCAACGCACTCAAAGCCAATTAGGCCAAGTCGTAGCACAATACCAAAAAGCAATCACAGAACTGCAAAGCGTTGAGGATGAGAAAAAGAGTCTGTTAGCGGAAATTGAGCAACGTAAAATAGAACGCCAAAGACTGTATGCTGAAGCCAAGAAAGCGATTGATGAAGCTAAAACAGCAATTGTCAAACGCGATCGCGAATTAGCCAACAGACAAGAAGCGATTGAACAACGGGATCAAAAAATTGCCCGCTTGGATAAACTCATTCAACAACGCAATCAAGAAGTTGCAGCCCGTGAACTAGTAATTGCTAAACGGGAATCTCGCCTAAAAGACTTAGAAAAGCAACAGAATTATCTAGAACAAGAAGTAGCCAGGCTGGAAAAATATTACCAGTCATATCGTGACCTGCGTTTAGGAAAATTGGCTTTAGTACGGGGTCAAGTTTTGGCGGCGGCTGTAGTTCAAGTAACTCAACCGACGGCGGCGCGTCAAGCAATTATTCAACTGCTCCAGGAAGCCAATCAGAATGCTATCCTCGAATTAGCTGAACCTGGAACAAATACCTTAAATAATGTAGAAATCCTGCATGTTACCCCAGATCGGATCGAGCAATTGATCAAGCAGATAAATGATGGTCGAGAATATGTCATCCGGATTTTCTCTGCTGGTAATTACGTCAGGGGAGAAAAGCAGATAGAATTCTTTGCTGATTCAGCGAGAAACCAACTGGTCTTTTCTGGAGGACAAGTACTAGCCAGTACTACAGCCGATCCCAAGACAATGACATCTTACCAACTTAGGCAAAGGCTGGATCTACTAATTTCTGCTTCGCAATTTCGCGCCCGAAATGCTGGCATTATTGAAAATGTTCAAATAGATGGCACTTTTCTGCGCTTTGTTTCCCAACTCAGGCAATCTGACCAAGCATTAGAGATTAAAGCGATCGCAGCTGAAGACACTTTCACAGCTGGGCCGCTGAGAGTCAAACTAGTGGCAGTAATCGGCGGCCAGGTTATTTTTAGTACGTAA
- a CDS encoding GNAT family N-acetyltransferase translates to MQLPHHQFIKNGMFIELDYMHPQEQEEVRALLNLVITEGKTYPQKQPLSVAEFAAYWLSQDAFVVRAVEQGATHKAKDILGAFYLKPNFPGRCSHICNAGFIVQPQLRGQGIGRFMGEAMLAIATSLGYEAVMFNLVFETNIPSITLWQTLGFEIIGRIPQAAKLADGQVIDALMMYRALC, encoded by the coding sequence ATGCAATTGCCACATCATCAATTTATAAAAAATGGCATGTTCATAGAGCTAGATTATATGCATCCACAAGAACAGGAAGAAGTGAGAGCATTATTAAATCTAGTAATTACTGAAGGTAAAACCTATCCTCAAAAGCAACCCCTTTCTGTGGCAGAATTTGCGGCTTATTGGTTGAGTCAGGATGCCTTTGTTGTTAGGGCTGTTGAGCAGGGTGCTACACACAAAGCCAAAGATATATTAGGGGCTTTTTATCTAAAACCAAACTTTCCCGGCCGGTGTAGCCATATTTGCAACGCTGGTTTTATTGTACAACCACAATTGCGGGGTCAGGGCATAGGGCGGTTTATGGGAGAGGCGATGCTAGCGATCGCAACTAGCCTAGGCTACGAGGCAGTAATGTTTAATTTGGTCTTTGAAACTAATATACCGTCAATTACCCTGTGGCAGACATTAGGATTTGAGATTATTGGACGCATTCCCCAAGCGGCTAAGTTAGCTGATGGGCAAGTGATAGACGCACTGATGATGTATCGTGCTTTATGTTGA
- a CDS encoding Uma2 family endonuclease, with protein sequence MIQTIRNLVTFAEFTEWKPESERYELHDGVIVNMPQPLGGHEEVTGFLSIILSVQCYQSGLPYIIPKTALVKPPENESAYSPDVLIVNQANLTHEPLWAQESTLIYGASIPLVVEVVSSNWRDDYHTKVGKYEEIGIPEYWIVDYLALGARKFIGNPKQPTISIYFLVEDEYQVSQFRATDRIQSPTFPNLNVTAQQIFQAGISRTDSSNHE encoded by the coding sequence ATGATTCAGACCATACGTAACTTAGTAACCTTTGCAGAATTTACTGAGTGGAAACCTGAAAGTGAACGCTATGAACTACATGATGGAGTAATAGTTAATATGCCACAGCCTTTAGGAGGACATGAAGAGGTTACAGGATTTTTATCGATAATACTAAGCGTGCAATGCTATCAGTCTGGTCTTCCCTATATCATTCCTAAAACAGCCTTAGTTAAGCCTCCAGAAAATGAGTCAGCTTACTCACCAGATGTGCTAATAGTAAACCAAGCTAATCTTACTCATGAACCTCTTTGGGCGCAGGAATCGACTTTAATTTACGGTGCATCCATACCTTTAGTAGTTGAAGTTGTCAGTAGTAATTGGCGTGATGACTATCATACAAAAGTTGGTAAATATGAGGAGATAGGTATACCTGAATATTGGATTGTAGATTATCTTGCACTTGGCGCTCGTAAATTTATCGGTAATCCTAAACAACCTACGATTTCTATTTACTTTTTAGTTGAGGATGAATATCAAGTTAGTCAATTTAGGGCTACAGACCGTATTCAATCACCAACTTTCCCGAATCTTAATGTAACCGCCCAACAGATATTCCAAGCTGGAATTAGTCGTACTGACTCATCTAATCATGAGTAG